In a single window of the Branchiostoma floridae strain S238N-H82 chromosome 2, Bfl_VNyyK, whole genome shotgun sequence genome:
- the LOC118404038 gene encoding uncharacterized protein LOC118404038 codes for MMGKCPENFGWDSVLGCRPCVICVSWPDDPHCWDCPLPETTTGYAASVTTSASWSSTSGGQEGLWTTVVADGIISTVRELLTNLPGPSTVRDTQEIVVGTAGQQGFGEELTCSELTVVGVLSAVLTFLLVLLLLSCVACGGRVWRWWDSGTTSVTLRKSPKKSPLSAGDSATFGR; via the exons ATGATGGGAAAGTGTCCGGAGAATTTCGGCTGGGACAGCGTCCTGGGGTGCCGCCCGTGTGTCATCTGTGTCAGCTGGCCAGATGACCCTCACTGTTGGGACTGTCCACTGCCTG AAACCACGACAGGGTACGCCGCTTCCGTGACTACTTCAGCAAGTTGGAGCAGTACTTCAGGTGGGCAGGAGGGGCTGTGGACTACTGTGGTAGCTGATGGCATCATCAGTACTGTCCGAGAGCTGCTTACTAACCTGCCCGGGCCGTCTACCGTCCGTGACACCCAGGAGATAGTAGTGGGTACGGCAGGACAACAGG GTTTTGGGGAGGAGCTGACGTGCTCGGAGCTGACTGTGGTGGGCGTACTGAGCGCTGTGCTGACGTTCCTGTTGGTACTCCTCCTACTAAGCTGTGTTGCTTGCGGGGGGAGGGTGTGGCGTTGGTGGGACAGCGGGACCACCAGTGTTACCCTGAGGAAATCCCCCAAGAAGTCACCTCTCA GCGCCGGTGACTCCGCTACATTTGGGAGGTAG